Below is a genomic region from Hypomesus transpacificus isolate Combined female chromosome 1, fHypTra1, whole genome shotgun sequence.
CTCCAGGGATTTGTCTGTACATGTATGTTAGTCATGTGATGCCTGCTTTATGAAACAACCACCTAGAGAATTTTTTGGATATACACTCCTGTTCCTTTTACAGTTGCCTAAATGTAAAACTCTAGTTCGTTTACGAACCATTGGCAATTGGCTTACATGGCTTACTACACAAGACAACCTGTGACACTGCATACACATATTGGTATATATTCTCCTCCCTTAAGGCACACAATTTGTGTTTTTACCTGGTTACAACTGTGAAGGGTAAGGTTGTCTTCTCAACGGTCGTTTCCCAAACTCTGTCCTAGTTTACTACACCTCAGAGACCTCACTGTAAAGCACTGCAATGGTGTCTGCTTTTTCAGCACCAAATGCAGTGGTACACATTTCCCAGCCTATCACTCATATACCACCTTGCAATAGCGAggcttgtatttgtgtgtgaccaGCATCCTTGAACAAACCTGTTATTCCTCAGGTCAAATTAGTTTTAATGTAAAAATCACAAGTATTTCAGCTTTAAAGCTAAAGTGGTCTGACACACTTTTTAATTAAACCTCACTTTACAAACTTTACAGGGGTCTTTCTTGCGGAACGTTACTCAGTAGgctacctcactacctcacttGTTCTTTGTTGTACCCTTTGGAGAACTTCACTTGAATATGCCAGTGTTACAGACAGCATCACAAACCAAATTTGCTAGGTTGACTCCATAGTTTATGAAGTCACAGCTGAATAACCAACCCTGTTTGTGTCCTAACACTAGAACTGCATCACCTCTTAAGATTTCATAAGGCAGACATTTTTATCTCTTTACCTTCTCCCTCCCATAGTTGCTGTTTTCCCATTGATTGACACCATTGCAGGAGTCTATAAATGTTTTCCCAAACTATACCCACAGATTGTCCCCTGGATTGTTACTGGAGTAACATCTACAAGAAAATATGGATCACTTGAGCAAGTTTTGGACTGCACATGATGGGTTTTAGCTTAGTACCACCTGTTATGTGAACTTTGGTGAATCTGTCAAAAGAGGCACTCAAATGATCCCATTGGTGTCTAAGTCTGTTGTTTCAGTGTGCCATCATTGGTGATGTTTTGCAAAAGTGGCTCACAGGAAGTGGTTTATGGTAATGAGTATTGGAAAAGGGAGATTGAAGGCTGACGAACCTAATAGCTCAATTTGATCTAGAATTTCCAAATAAGTATTTGTACTTATCAGAGAATCCATAGAGTAATGTACTGTTTGACAAAATCGTTTTCTCTTAGCTTCACTCACTCGTTATATTTAATTGTTTTCTGTTTTAGTCATATTTAAAAAGGGACCGAGATGTTGAAACGAATGTAAGCTTATTCCTAATTAATCAAGATTGTCCAACGTCTGCCTTCATGTTTGCAGACAGATTTTATAATAGTGGTTTGTTCTGCTCTGTGAATGGATGAATTGGCAGTGGTCTAATTAAGGCCAGAAACTGTGACTGACTGTGACACATTGCTGTTTTTGTGAAATAAAGAGGCAATACTAAAGGAATGTTGGTTTGTTTTGACTTGCCTTTTAATaaatgtttctctctttctagttTATCTTTatctaacacacatacacgatCAAACATGTTCGTGCTACAAGAAACATTTGCCACCTTGTCTTATCTAATTTGCGTTTTGCATTGTTAAATATGCATTGGTAGCAATAACGGCCTATTACAGCAAGCCGGCTGTACAATAATTTAATGCTGTCGTCCACAAACTCATTCATCCACGACATATGTATTGAATCGACAACTTTATCGGTATTTTATAAATGgagatgttttgtgtgtgcctgaAGGCCGCTTGATGGTTACAAAGACAGGACTCGGCAAGCAAACTCTTTCGGCCCGTGTCACGGATGGGTGTCGTGACGTCATTGTGACTAGTGTGTCATTCGCCAGCGGTCTCTGAGGTTGACCTGAATATCCTGGCAAAGAGAGGGCGCGCAGGAAAGCAACGGGAAAGATAGATCTCTAGATCATGGAAAATAGCGACAATCAAAACATTGAAGTTTTGTGTAGCAGTGTTCTTATACGTGATTGAAAACCATTAGTTTGCCAAAGCGACTAGCTAGCTTACGAGATAGCCAACTGCTAAATCGCTAGCAAACACTTAAAAGTAAGGAATCGCGACGGCCTTGTCAACTTGgctagctactagctagctatcaaGCTCGCTGTGTTAGCTAGCTGCATAGCTACACAGGCCTAACGTTTGCTTGAGGCTATACTCTACAAAGATTACAAGACATTACAAGAAGGTGAGTTGCGAAGTTTGTGTCAGTGCATGTCGTTTTAGCATGCATAAAATTCACTTACATTTACAGCACACTACTGTACAAGCAAGATGGATACAGgcgttagctagctggctaatgcTACCAACaactagtagctagctagctaccgaaAGTTAGCCATCCTGCTTCTTTTTTTAAGGCTACCGTTCGTAACTTTGCAGTTAGCAAGCTTTCTAACAAAATCTTACACTTGTGCACATAAATTAACAACCACTTTggccagctagctaactaatATAGAGGAAATCGGCCAAATAATAATTACCCTCGTTGGCCAACGACATAGGCTACATAACGGTGTAGCCTAACAAGCTACATCTTAACTGCCAAACATCAAACCGTGATGTTAACATTCGGGGCACGCTTGTGAATTTCGTGTATTTATTGTCCCATCATAATGCAGTGCACGGAAACCTGAAAAGGTGTTGCAACTGATTCGTGGATACGTGTATGTTGTTACCTTTTTCATTTAATTTCACATAATGAGCATAGTAGGTGCATAAGCATAGATTGTGTACTTCATAATGGAGGGGGAGTAATGTTCTTTCCACAAGGACAACTTTCAGTATTCTTTGGCAAGCAATAGCCTTTGGGATGGCCCTGTCCCTCATTCACACATCATTCTATGTTGGCATTATCCTCAGGAATGAGTGATGACCTCTGTAGTGGTGGCAGACGGAGGAGGGAACGTGGTGGAGTATGTAACTGTGATTGAGGAGGAGCAGGTAAGAGTTTAACCGCCCTGTCCTTCTTTGTCAGTTGCTTTTTGTCATCACTATAAGTCCTCTCCAAACCtaaacataacatgacccctCTCAGCTACTGTGTTCTCAGCCGGGGAAAACCATGTACCAACCACTGTTGTTCAAACCACCATGCATTTCTGTATTGGCATTGTGATGATGCTGAAGCATAAAAGCATCTGTCTCTAACTTCCCCGCCTCTCCTCCCGCCAGAGTGAGACTCCTGGGGATGAGGGCCAAGAGgagatggtggtgatggaggatgaggaggaggtggagcaggaggaggcagagtgTCCTGCTGTCATCGTGGAGGAGGTGCCCAGCGCACAGGTGGAGCAGTGCTATGCTGCCCAGGTGCTGGTGTACGACGATGAGACCTACCTGATGCAGGGCGtggcagaagagcaggaggTGGTGACGGAGGTGGTGGAGACCGGTGAGTCTGGGTGGGAATACGGGCAGTGCAGCAGTGGTACAGACTGGTTTTGGAACAGACAGTGTGGGATTATTGAAGATTTGACAGACTCGTGTTTGGACGATGATGAATATTAGCGGTTTGATTTGAAGGGTTATGTTTCTGATGGATCGAGAGACTTGTGTGAGTTTTGTAAGGAGAGAAGCTGTAATGTGTGAGTTAAACTCCTGTTATGATTTCTACAACCTAAGACAAGTTTATTTGGTGGAGAAGCAGACCAGATATATATAATGGTAATAATGAACAAATGCTGTCTATTACTGAGAAGTGTTTGACCAATGTCATACTGTACATAATTTTAAGGGCTGTAGACAGCCTACCAAGCTTTGAGCTGTGTAATAAATAGAACAGACCAGAGTATTGTTCCCTCCAAGAACTAACCCCAACAAACTCAGTTATGTCCTCTAGTGGTGGATGTATACAAGTGCATGACCTTAAGCCCTCTACGGTTTGGTCAATAGAGACTGTAGAAAGCTGTACAAAGATAGCAGGGGGTGCATGAAGAGTGTGTGGTGCACAACATGGTAGAATAAACTATTTGTATTGTCATGTCGGGTAAGCAAACAacacctcactctctcctccctcaccctctcctccctcaccctctcctccctcaccctctcctccctcactctctcctccctcaccctctcctccctcaccctctcctccctcaccctctcctccctcactctctcctccctcaccctctcctccctcaccctctctccctcaccctctcctccctcaccctctcctccctcaccctctcctccctcactctctcctccctcaccctctcctccctcaccctctcctccctcactctctcctccctcaccctctcctccctcaccctctcctccctcaccctctctccctaaccctctcctccctcactctctcctccttcaccctctcctccctcaccctctcctccctcgacctctcctccctcaccctctcctccctcaccctctcctccctcaccctctcctccctcaccctctcctccctcactctctcctccctcaccctctcctccctcaccctctcctccctcactcctccctcaccctctccctcaccctctcctccctcaccctctcctccctcaccctctctccctcaccctctcctccctcactctctcctccctcaccctctcctccctcaccctctcctccctcaccctctctccctcaccctctcctccctcaccatctccttcctcactctctctccctcaccctctctccctcaccctctctccctcactctctcctccctcaccttctcctccctcaccctctcttccctcaccctctctccctctgcagtgGAAGTGTCCAGTCACGGGGACATGGTGTGTTTCGACAAAACCTTTGAGGCTGCCGAAGCTCTCCTGCACATGGAATCTCCGTCTGGTGTACTTCATGACCGTCACGCAGGTACTCACTTCCCTGTTCCTGTTCTTGTTGATGTGATTAAAATGGGATGACGTTTAGCAACTTTCAAGGTTCACTCATCCATTTCTGTTTATTAATCAGACTTttgttgtttctcttcttttctccctccctccctccctccctccctccctccctccctccctccctccctccctccctccctccctccctccctccctccctccctccctccctccctccctccctccctccctccctccctccctccctccctccctccagtagaAGATGTGATGATGGAGACGGTGGTGGAGGTGTCTACAGAGTGTGAAACCATAGAGGAAGACACCTTCCCCATCCCCCCAGACTGTGAGCCTGCAGTCAAGaagaagagaggtagagagctcACACCTGTGTTTTTAATGCTCATTTGAGGATGTTTATCTACAGATGGTAGGATTGAACATCGGAGGGTTTTCAGCTAAGTTCTTCTGGGGACTTTTTCGCTAGGTGGTGGTAGGAGGCCTAAGACTCACCAGCCTGCGTCCAACGGCTCCATCGACTTGGGGATAAGGAAGAGACccagggaggggaagggtgcGTGCCTCTCTCATACACTGCACCTAGCACATCCTCACACTTAGACACAGGGTGGTCACACATTGGAGGAACTTGTGTTTATCAAACCCCAACAAATGGGTGTCCTCCCTCTACTTGGACTTGTAGGACTAGGAATTGCACAGTATTTTGccaaacaataaaaaataaatcagttaatatttttttaccaccaccccctcctccaggcaaCACAACGTACCTGTGGGAGTTCCTGCTGgacctgctccaggacaagaaCACGTGTCCCAGGTACATCAAGTGGATGCAGAGGGAGAAAGGCATCTTCAAACTGGTGGACTCAAAGGCCGTGTCCAAGCTCTGGGGAAAGCACAAGAACAAGCCTGACATGAACTACGAGACCATGGGCCGGGCGCTCaggtgaggcagggggaggggaggttgtCGTCTGGGGAGGTCAAAGACCAAACCGTATCAAGAGTTTTAAGATTGCTACTGAATATGTATTGTCCttgtctcctccctcacccacacTGAGACAGTCTGATAGACTTAACACATCTTGTTCCTTTTGAGGGTTTCTGGAGGTTGCCAAGAGCAGTCGATGACTGGGGAATAAGCATTTGTAACAGGTGATCTATAATGTTATGTGTTCTCAACTGTCTCCTGTGGCCAGATACTACTACCAGCGGGGCATCTTGGCCAAGGTGGAGGGCCAGCGGCTGGCCTACCAGTTCAAGGACATGCCCAAGAACATCCGAGTCATCGATgacgaggagggggaggagggagaggaggatgagggcatGGCCTCCGAGCACCAGCAGGCTGTCAACGCCCTCACCTCCGACACGGCAGCCATGCCCGTCCAGACTCAGCAGAGCTACGTCACCGTCATCCCCTCAGCAACGGGCTCCaggtgaggaggatggaggagagagcttAGTTGTGTGGGCCGTGAGGCTAGAGTGAGGGGATTGTTTGGGCAAGAGTCTGTTTTTGGTTTGCTTACTCTTCCACAGTTCATCATACTATCACGGATAAAGTTTAACAcagatctctgtctctctcccccctctacctAATTGTCTCACTGTCAGTATATGTAGGACTCTTCGCGCCATGCCCGTTGTCATGACAAACTCTCTGGGCCAGGTGACGTTGAACACCTCACCCATCTTCACCAGTGCCGTCCAAGCACCCGTCACCGTTGGCAACGTGGGGGCTCCAACTAAACTCGTGATCCAGGCCATGCCCACCATGATGCCAGCAGGGACCAAGAGTGGAGACAAAATCACCATCATCACTATTCCTGCTAACCAGCTAGCCTCGCTAATGCAGGCTAACTCCTCAGGCCAACTAACCCAGTTCATCCAGGCTAAATCAATAAGCCAGTTAGCGCAAGCTAAACCCACAATGCAGTTAACACAGGCAAGGCCACCAGCCACCCAGATTATACTGGCTAAAACTGCTGTGTCCCCAGCCCCTGCACAACCCCTGGCATTTCAGCCCCCGGTCCAAGTCCCTCTTGTAGCGAACCCTCAGCCCTCCCTTTCCACGGTCACCACCAACATCCCTGTGTCAGCGACTCCATCCCCAGTACCCACCGCCCTCAAACAAAACCCTGTTTCATCCCAAACCACAGCATCCCTGGAATCTGACCTGCCCCCCTCATCAGAGGACAGACAGTCTCCCAAGCCCAGCGCTTCATCTTCAGCTCAGAACCCAGAGCCCCCGTCCTCCTGAGAGGGGTCCCCCTCAGGATTATCTGCGGTTGGTGGAGGTCAGAGAGCTTCTGACTCTGGACACTGTGAAGATGAGCCCCTCTCACCATCACCAACCCCCATCTCCACCCCACTCCTCCTGCTGGACAAGGGAGCTGTCGGGATTTAGACCCTTAGAGAGGAACTCCTTTCTGGGTTGGACTTAGCTGAGACTCCCCTACCTCGAGCTAGTCCTGGTCCACAACTGGAACTGATGGCACATCCTCCGCTCAGTTTGTCAGTCAGCAACTGACAACAGGAAGGAAGGAACGTTCTGCCTACACGCTTTAGAGCTCATGGAATCCTTAAAAAGATGGGCTGCCttagattgtaaattaaaaatctttttttgtaaacaaaaacataatataaaaaaaaaagcctgACAAGATTTTGTgtaatgaaatgaaaaaaaacaaacaaaaacaactttttGATATTTTGCAGCAAGACTATGTATGCATTTGAGGTTCAATGCAAAGAAGTTCTTTCTGTCATATAGTTTGAATCCTTGCTTTTCTTCCTAGGGGGCTCATTTCCCTGTCTAGTCTTCATACTCTCAGCCCATTCCTCATAGCACTCTACCCTGTCACTTGTCTTTTCTGTTTTTTACCATAGGGGGAAAAAGGGAGTGAAAGGTTGCCCGTCTGTCAATATGGAACTAGATAAGTGTACTCCACGTTTGAAGTATATGCTATTTTCTTGTACTCTCAAAGTGAATTGAAGTAGATTTTACTGAAATATGtattataaaaaaacaaatattaatGGAAGCCTCTTGGTTTGTGATTTACTCCTACTGTTAACTTGGTCCCTACTATCAGCATGAAAATTGGCATGTCTAATAGTTTGGAATATCAAACTGACCAATTCCATTTGATAAATGCTTGGACGTTGCTCTTTTGGCTCTTTACAACTCCCCCTTGCATCCAAACTCTAGGTTTTATGACACATTATCATCAAGACAACACTGCCATATTACTGGTGATAAGACCACTGATAATACATACCATAATTATTTCACAAGAAATCATTTGCACATCAATCAGTTTTATTGAATCTTCACGTTCTGTCAATCTtttcatgttttttattttgttctgTGTGTCAGTCATGAGACCCTGCTTTGTAGAGGTTTTCCCTCCTTGCTTTTAGAATGGTCCTCAGTTCCTCATCCACCTTTGCCGGTCTGGTGCCTGGAGTGACATGGATTAGGAAGAATGGTATGGAGATGACACCAAACACGTGTATCACAAACTACATCTGACTTGTACTCAGCACATATATGGTATCAGGGATGCTCATGTGAACATGGTCAATTGGAACAAACAGACGTGTTTTACTCAGCGCCCCCAAACACAAatctatacatacacacacttggtTTTGATGGGACGTCCACTTTTATGTACTCCCCATTATTGTCCGAGGTTTGACAGGGGGGATCGGGTGGTGGAGTGGTTGGAGGCATGTCGGCACAAGCGGTCTGAGTGTGGATCATAGGTGCCACTCTGGCATGGGGTACTGGCTTTGTTGAACGGTCCAACATGGGTGGAACCTCTGTTTAGACCACACACAGTGTTTCAAGGGTATGGTTGCGTCTGCCATCATGCTGTACATTGTGTAGTTGCTATGGTGAATATTTGGATACATTTGAAAAATATGCCTTGGATATTCAGTTTGAATTTCCTCACCAATTTTGTTGTCATAGACCTGGGGAATCACATAGGGACGGAGACGATATTTGGTCTCCTTCAGGAAGTGGTCAAGCACGTCCCTCAGCGAATGAACCGTCACCTGacacaacagacagacaggttgataAAAACACGTCGACAAACACTGAAGCATCAGATGTATTGTATTCATATGGGATGCACCTAGAATACGGTATACTTCATTGTCTGTGGTTGTGTGCGTATGTGGATGGGTAGGTGTATGTGACTCACTGGGGGGTCCAGCTCAATGACTAACACCCTGTCTATAGGCAACACCCTGTAGTTCTTGAAAACTGGCCCACTGAAACAGAAAACATCTGACTCTTTGTCCTGTGTTCAAGATATTGATACAATGAACTGTTTATTTGGTGTTTCCTAATAAAATTCTCTTCTAAACTAAAGCGCATTGCCAAAAGACACATATGACAAGGTGCAATATATGACTGGGAAACCAAGCATATAAAAAGGCCCTTTTTTCGATTATTTACGCAAGTTTATATCAGGAGCCTTCCTTCCTGAAGGTGTTAACGAACAGACCAGTTTAGTGGTGGTCTGTACAATATCATGATGCAGCTAATTCTGATTCGGTCCCTTTCATAGTCAAGAACAAAGTTGTTGATGTTGAAGCTCTGTGCTCATTGGTTGAGGGTCAGAGATCATACCTTAAGTTATCCTGCCTTAAAGTCACAGCGTAGCTGGAAGTGGAGGGGCGGATGATGATGTTGCCGTATTCTGGGTTCTCCGTTAGCATACGCTCCGCCTCCTGGCGGCTCACGTCAAAGAAACACCTGGAGAGAGTTGACAAGAGGAAGCATGAAAGGCAGATGAGAAAGATATGTATGAAGGTCTGGTGAATGGAAAGATGGGAGGTGTAAACGAGGTATGGTGGGCGAGACaatgagggaggaaaagagaaagattaGGTGACAGGATTTGTgagttttgtgaaaaaacgatTCTGTGTTGAATAACGTCACATAGATGCTTGCACTTACAAACCCACTCTCTAAAAGATCAGTTTTATCCAACAGATAAACGTACGGGGGGTTTGCAGCTGGACTATCTGTTTCTTGTGTGTTTCCCAGGAAGGATGAGCAGGGGATGAAACTCTTTTTGGAGAGGTCAGGTGGTGTTTGGGGGAAAAGTCTTTCTTTCTCATCGTACAGAACTTGCTTCAGTCTTTCAATCTGGCCTGGGAGCAGTTGCATTTTGCTTGGGATCTCTTTCTGTAAGACACATACAGTACTTGTCATCATCAGTAAAATCCTTAATCATCCTCGATAACAAAGGCTGCACTATGCTACATTGGTACTGACTCTGTGAATGGGGGTCAACATGATTTCATCTGTACATTTCTCCTCTTGTAACTTGACTTGTGTTCAGCCTGCCTTTCTCGTATTATAttacagtacattatatactcTGCTCACATTTGCCACAGTCATGATGaaacccctccactcctctcctttgtCTGGGCATTCCATCTGCATGAAGATAAAAACAATTACTTTTTCATTGCCGTCTATGGCACACTTTAAACCATTTAACCAAGACATAGCCAAATACTCGTAATATATCATATTTACATTCGTTTTATTCATAGCTTTAGGTGCATTTGACCTAAAATGTTCCCTGTTTCATAGCCCCGGCTAATGTTAaatttgatacatttgttaaccCAGGTCTGCTTTTGATTGTGTGACGCACTAAGGTACAAGATTGTACAACTGACCTTCAGCTGAACCTCCTCGttgatgagagagagtgtgaagatGGTCGGGGTCTTCACATAAGGAGAATCCATCTCCATGGACTTCAGCATATGCAAATCCAGTTTCTCTGTATACTGACAAGGGACAGTAGTGTTTAAATCAATATGGCTGTTGATTGTGGTTATCAAGTTCACAGTTCTAGGCTGTCTTACTGTGTCCTGTGTTTCATCCATGTACAGGAAAATGGTGGATCCCCGCAGTTCTCCATAGTACTTCTTAAAGTCCTAGGAGACGACAGAAAACAAGGTTTAGTGCACTTGTGCAATGGGCAAGGTACGTCATATTCCATGGCATTGATTGATACAATACTGCCTTGTTTTGTTAACTTTGACACATAACTTTTTAGTGCACTTCACTTGACTCCCCCTACCCTGTTTGATGTCTCGTTTTCTATCTTTCTATTCTCATCTTTGATTGCTCTATGGGCTTTTGccatctctctatttctctattCTTTACCTTCTCTCCGGTGTATTTCTTCAGCAGAGCTCCAGAGTGGTAGAGTGGCAGAGCTGTGATGGTGGCCCTCCTCTTGGTGATCACCCTACGGGGTGCTGCCATGCTCCAACGCTGGCCCGGGCTGGTTCAGTTCAGCTTGGTTTAGGTGAAGTAATCCAAGCTACCTTATTTGGACTGTTTTCTCATTTAGCAAACTTTCGTCTCTCGTTCTCCCCTGGTCTGAGCTGGTCCCACTGAAAATAATAAGGAAGTGAAGTAATTATTTACTGTGGGTGAAAGTCCAGTACCAGTTCTTGATTGCGTAGGTTGACCTTTTTACACATTCACACTCTTGGTGATATCTCAATCAACTGTGTGTagtaaatacagtatatataagcCACACTGCATTCAGTTTCTGTATTAGTTCCTGTGTTAGTACCCAGTCTTGAAGTTCCACAACAGACATTTGACAGACTAAATGGAGAGTTGCTGCGTGGACACACTGAGACTCACCACTATCCACGGTGACATAGCCAGTGTCTGCTCTGACTCCCTGACCTGAGAAGCAGACTGAACTATCGTCCATATCAAAGAGAGTTCATAGGGAGTTAGGCTTTATTCAGTCTCCATTCCATATCAAAGTGTCTTTTATGAGAATTTGGTGATGAAGCTGCTGTTTATTACTCAGGATAGTATTGATTCAGGAGGAAGCCCTAGTAGTTCACCGGGTGGAACAAGTGCATTGGTAGAGAGGGTTGTGGTGGTTTTGCTTTATAGTAAAAACGATCAGGGGTCCTAATGTACCGATTACTTTAATACGTTATAACTTGAAGTAACGTTCTGCTCACATTTTTTTAATCTAGGTCAATGGCCCATTTAGTTTAGCCATTCTGTTCCTGGTCCCACCCATGATTGCAATCAGGGTTTAAATATTAATACACTGGAATGAGGACATACTACACTTTGTTTCAGTGTGGAATTTGTCAACTTTTTCCTtaatttaaatatgtttttgttaCTGTGTCTTGTTGATTATTATCTACACACACTTTATTGTTGGTTTGCTGTAATCTATGTCAACCTCGAGAGGTCTGAATATGGTGCTCACTATTACTAAGAATAGTACCAGTAATGCTTTCCTAAAAATAAGTTTCACATACTTTCACATGTCAGCTACTAAGCTGCTACACTCTGTTACGTCTAAACTGTTTCTACTCTCTCATTAAGTTTCTACCTTGCAACACCTTATTTAGCTCTTATATTTGAACAAAATGGACAACGAGTTATTATCGGAGCTAATGACATGTGGGATCTGCATGGAAACCCTGACGGAGCCTCACCAGTATCCATGTGGACACAGCTACTGTCTGGCCTGCATGGCTGAGttgaggagcagaggggagtaCCGCTGTCCCGAGTGTCGGAAAGAGTTCCCAGCTAACAGCGATGTCATCAAGAGCTACCGTCTGGCTAACATCGTTGATGCCTACCAGAGGCCTGGGTCATCTCAGGTGATCTCTGATGCCAAACACATACATAGCAGCAGCCTTTGGTTATCCAATCATTGAAGTGCTAAATGGACAAATATTAGTTTTCTCCCCAGATACCTCCATTTCCAGGAGGTGGGTCAGGCAACATGGCGACATGGCCACAGGTGTTGCTCATAATCCTAGCGAGCGCTACTTTCTGTGAGTAGTCCAGCTATAGCATTTGCTTATACCCAATAGTACAGTGGTCAAATATGTTGAAATAAAGTACAATTAGAAAAACACATAATGATAACTATGCTCTCTCTACAGTTAAAGTGCTTAGCCTTTATAATGCAGAAAATACAGAGCGACTGGGATCTCAGACAGAGCCTGACATCTGTCCTGCTGACCTGGAACACCAGGtatgttttctctcttcctATTATACTATTCAATTACACACGCCTGTTTTTTAAATTTCAAGTTACTCATTATTTAGACTCATCTAGGTATGGCCtatgtgttttatttatttttggggtAATCTACCCTTTGTAGAATCTGAAGAAGGGAGGTGTCTCTGAGGCGGTCTGGTTCCTGGTGTCTTTTCCCTTCTGGTGTGTCTGGGTGATCCTCTACAGCCTGTATGGATTgctggtttggctcatttcatcGGTTTTCTCCATAATCTATTTTATTTTGGCAAACAT
It encodes:
- the LOC124469437 gene encoding signal-transducing adaptor protein 1-like isoform X2; this translates as MAAPRRVITKRRATITALPLYHSGALLKKYTGEKDFKKYYGELRGSTIFLYMDETQDTYTEKLDLHMLKSMEMDSPYVKTPTIFTLSLINEEVQLKMECPDKGEEWRGFIMTVANKEIPSKMQLLPGQIERLKQVLYDEKERLFPQTPPDLSKKSFIPCSSFLGNTQETDSPAANPPCFFDVSRQEAERMLTENPEYGNIIIRPSTSSYAVTLRQDNLSGPVFKNYRVLPIDRVLVIELDPPVTVHSLRDVLDHFLKETKYRLRPYVIPQVYDNKIEVPPMLDRSTKPVPHARVAPMIHTQTACADMPPTTPPPDPPCQTSDNNGEYIKVDVPSKPSTRPAKVDEELRTILKARRENLYKAGSHD
- the LOC124469437 gene encoding signal-transducing adaptor protein 1-like isoform X1; translated protein: MAAPRRVITKRRATITALPLYHSGALLKKYTGEKDFKKYYGELRGSTIFLYMDETQDTYTEKLDLHMLKSMEMDSPYVKTPTIFTLSLINEEVQLKMECPDKGEEWRGFIMTVANKEIPSKMQLLPGQIERLKQVLYDEKERLFPQTPPDLSKKSFIPCSSFLGNTQETDSPAANPPCFFDVSRQEAERMLTENPEYGNIIIRPSTSSYAVTLRQDNLSGPVFKNYRVLPIDRVLVIELDPPVTVHSLRDVLDHFLKETKYRLRPYVIPQVYDNKIEVPPMLDRSTKPVPHARVAPMIHTQTACADMPPTTPPPDPPCQTSDNNGEYIKVDVPSKPSVCTRPAKVDEELRTILKARRENLYKAGSHD
- the LOC124469449 gene encoding bifunctional apoptosis regulator-like isoform X2 produces the protein MDNELLSELMTCGICMETLTEPHQYPCGHSYCLACMAELRSRGEYRCPECRKEFPANSDVIKSYRLANIVDAYQRPGSSQIPPFPGGGSGNMATWPQVLLIILASATFFKVLSLYNAENTERLGSQTEPDICPADLEHQNLKKGGVSEAVWFLVSFPFWCVWVILYSLYGLLVWLISSVFSIIYFILANIIFQGILLLCGIVYNIFNNFVYTVGSISILYGIALIIRRE
- the LOC124469449 gene encoding uncharacterized protein LOC124469449 isoform X1 codes for the protein MDNELLSELMTCGICMETLTEPHQYPCGHSYCLACMAELRSRGEYRCPECRKEFPANSDVIKSYRLANIVDAYQRPGSSQFSPQIPPFPGGGSGNMATWPQVLLIILASATFFKVLSLYNAENTERLGSQTEPDICPADLEHQNLKKGGVSEAVWFLVSFPFWCVWVILYSLYGLLVWLISSVFSIIYFILANIIFQGILLLCGIVYNIFNNFVYTVGSISILYGIALIIRRE